A single Spiroplasma floricola 23-6 DNA region contains:
- the sufB gene encoding Fe-S cluster assembly protein SufB, with protein MKKLKQEEEIKQISDYKYGFNEGEVSTYKVQKGLNVDVVKEISKHKNEPKWMLDYRLESLNIFEQKPQPNFGPDLNWINFNDYYYYTEGAGKTVKTWDEIPDNIKRTFDRLGIPEAEKNFLAGINAQWDARPVYERMNEELEKQGVIFTDCDSALSKYPELFKKYFGQLVKNDDNKYASLNGAVWSGGTFIYVPKGVKLEKPLQAYFRINYQASGQFERTLIVVEDDAELHYIEGCTAPIYSENNLHAAIVEIFVGKRSSVRYTTVQNWSDNVLNLVTKRSLVEEDGRMEWIDGNIGSKVNMKYPSCILKGDRAQGDTISIAVAKKGVYQDAGSKMIHLGKETKSKIVSKSITFQGGTANYRGLAYIGPNAINSKARVECDTLILDNQSHSDTIPQNKVHNNQSQIEHEATVSKVSEEQLFYLMSRGLDEQQALEIIVMGFLEPFTKELPLEYAVELNQLIKMDMEGSVG; from the coding sequence ATGAAAAAATTAAAACAAGAAGAAGAAATAAAACAAATATCTGACTATAAATATGGTTTTAATGAAGGTGAAGTTTCTACATATAAAGTACAAAAGGGATTAAATGTAGATGTTGTAAAAGAGATCTCTAAACATAAAAATGAACCAAAATGAATGTTAGATTATAGATTAGAAAGTTTGAATATATTTGAACAAAAACCACAACCAAACTTTGGACCTGACTTAAATTGAATTAATTTTAATGATTATTATTACTATACAGAAGGTGCTGGCAAAACTGTAAAAACTTGAGATGAAATACCAGATAATATTAAAAGAACTTTTGATCGTTTAGGAATTCCAGAGGCTGAAAAGAACTTTTTAGCAGGTATTAATGCACAATGAGATGCTCGCCCAGTTTATGAAAGAATGAACGAAGAGTTAGAAAAACAAGGAGTTATTTTTACAGACTGTGATAGTGCTTTAAGCAAATATCCAGAATTATTTAAAAAATATTTTGGGCAATTAGTTAAAAATGATGATAACAAATATGCTTCGTTAAATGGAGCTGTTTGATCAGGGGGAACTTTTATTTATGTACCAAAAGGTGTTAAATTAGAAAAACCCTTACAAGCTTATTTTAGAATTAATTATCAAGCATCAGGTCAATTCGAAAGAACTTTAATAGTTGTTGAAGATGATGCAGAATTACACTATATTGAAGGATGTACTGCTCCAATTTATTCAGAAAATAATTTACATGCAGCTATAGTTGAAATATTTGTTGGTAAAAGATCAAGTGTTAGATATACAACAGTGCAAAACTGAAGTGATAATGTTTTAAATTTAGTTACAAAGAGAAGTCTTGTTGAAGAAGATGGAAGAATGGAATGAATTGATGGAAATATTGGTTCAAAAGTAAACATGAAATATCCATCATGTATTTTAAAAGGAGATAGAGCACAAGGAGACACAATCTCTATTGCTGTTGCTAAAAAAGGTGTTTATCAAGATGCTGGAAGTAAAATGATTCATTTAGGAAAAGAGACAAAATCCAAAATTGTTTCAAAATCAATTACATTTCAAGGTGGAACTGCAAATTATAGAGGTTTAGCTTATATTGGACCTAATGCCATAAATTCTAAAGCAAGAGTTGAATGTGATACGTTAATTTTAGATAATCAATCACATTCAGATACTATTCCTCAAAATAAAGTACACAATAATCAATCACAAATTGAACATGAAGCTACAGTTTCAAAAGTAAGTGAAGAACAATTATTTTATTTAATGAGTAGAGGATTAGATGAACAACAAGCCTTAGAAATCATTGTTATGGGCTTTTTAGAGCCCTTTACAAAGGAATTACCATTAGAATATGCAGTTGAGTTAAATCAATTGATAAAAATGGATATGGAAGGTTCTGTAGGATAA
- the sufU gene encoding Fe-S cluster assembly sulfur transfer protein SufU, which translates to MFDKNDKIQLRQIIMEHYTEPDFKGLIENDKALIKFQDSPTCSDEINVQLLIENDNIVDARFDGNACAISTASTDILCSKIKGLKIKEAQEQLVNYYNMISGNEYNELILDELIAFWEINKQGNRINCALLGADGFKSILNKEV; encoded by the coding sequence ATGTTTGATAAAAATGATAAAATACAGTTAAGACAAATAATAATGGAACATTATACTGAACCAGACTTTAAAGGTTTAATTGAAAATGATAAAGCACTTATAAAGTTTCAAGATTCACCTACATGCAGTGATGAAATAAATGTTCAACTATTAATAGAAAATGACAATATTGTTGATGCTAGATTTGATGGAAATGCATGTGCTATTTCAACAGCTTCAACAGATATACTTTGTTCTAAAATAAAGGGTTTAAAGATAAAAGAAGCTCAAGAACAACTTGTAAATTACTACAATATGATTTCAGGAAATGAATATAATGAGCTAATTTTAGATGAATTAATAGCATTTTGAGAAATAAACAAACAAGGAAATAGAATAAATTGTGCTCTATTAGGAGCAGATGGATTTAAATCTATTTTAAATAAGGAGGTGTAG
- a CDS encoding aminotransferase class V-fold PLP-dependent enzyme, with protein MNFKDNFSYFKNNSNEIYFDSAATSIKFDEVIKAQSEYDLKIGANAHNNLFNNAYKANQILSETREKIANFIGVEDKNEIIFTSGTTHSLNQLAFGMRNYLKVNDEILLTKIEHSSNLLPWRVLSDECQLKIDYLELDENFLIDISKIKDKLTKNTKVISFAMNSNTTAGLNNVKEIVKKIKSFNKEIIVILDLAQSIAHNIINVKDLNVDCIAFSTHKVYGPFGLGILWAKKEILQWLKPIFYGGGNNASIDISNYKLAPIPDKFEAGTLNLSAIYAFNKCLDIINTIKMQNLIAYEKELKIYFRSKLKQIDKTKFEFYNIENDQPIVLFNLKNVNSQDFGAFLNKKYNISVRVGKHCARLATDLLKVNSTIRASFSIYNTKEDIDKFIEALKDCDSWINELI; from the coding sequence ATGAATTTTAAAGATAACTTCTCATATTTTAAAAATAATTCTAATGAAATTTATTTTGATTCAGCAGCAACTTCTATTAAATTTGATGAAGTTATTAAAGCACAAAGTGAGTATGACTTAAAAATAGGTGCAAATGCTCATAATAATTTATTTAATAATGCTTATAAAGCTAATCAAATATTGAGTGAAACAAGAGAAAAAATAGCTAATTTTATTGGTGTAGAAGATAAAAATGAGATTATTTTTACAAGTGGAACAACTCATTCACTAAATCAATTAGCATTTGGAATGAGAAATTACTTAAAAGTAAATGATGAAATTTTATTGACAAAAATTGAACATTCTTCAAATTTATTGCCTTGAAGAGTTTTAAGCGATGAGTGTCAATTAAAAATAGATTATTTAGAATTAGATGAGAATTTTTTAATAGATATTTCAAAAATTAAAGACAAATTAACAAAAAATACAAAAGTTATTTCATTTGCAATGAATTCAAACACTACTGCAGGTTTAAATAACGTTAAAGAAATTGTAAAGAAAATAAAAAGTTTTAATAAAGAAATAATCGTAATATTAGATCTAGCTCAATCAATTGCTCACAATATAATAAACGTAAAAGATTTGAATGTTGATTGTATAGCATTTTCAACACACAAAGTTTATGGACCTTTTGGTTTAGGAATATTGTGAGCCAAAAAAGAAATTTTACAGTGGTTAAAACCAATATTTTATGGTGGGGGAAATAATGCGAGTATTGATATTAGCAATTATAAACTTGCTCCTATTCCAGATAAATTTGAAGCAGGAACTTTAAATTTATCTGCCATATATGCTTTTAATAAGTGTTTAGATATTATCAATACAATAAAAATGCAAAATTTAATCGCTTATGAAAAAGAATTAAAAATATATTTTAGAAGTAAATTAAAACAAATAGATAAAACAAAATTTGAATTCTATAATATAGAAAATGACCAACCAATTGTTTTATTTAACTTAAAAAATGTAAATTCACAAGATTTTGGAGCTTTTTTAAATAAAAAATATAATATATCAGTTAGAGTTGGTAAACATTGTGCTAGATTAGCAACTGATTTGCTTAAAGTTAATTCAACAATAAGAGCAAGTTTTTCAATATATAACACAAAAGAAGATATTGATAAGTTTATAGAAGCATTAAAAGATTGTGATAGTTGAATCAACGAATTAATATAA
- a CDS encoding SufB/SufD family protein, translating into MTNFELNKSYIDFRDNLPSSFTFDSNENKIILLENKFGTVDLNLQEDVEITIIILFLPSKNNSKKDFNINFNLSKNSKLNLKISNIANYNCDDNFSINLNEENTAVEFYNATIINKNFNKNSIIKSIHNARNSYSNIKTYEVLKDTSKGFIRCISDIKKGSNQAEAHQELRLLVLDKEAKADSDPVLLIDENDIVASHANAIGMLDPDQVFYLLSRGLNKVQAQELIINGYFEPIFQEIKDEKLLDYLKEKLKEMI; encoded by the coding sequence ATGACTAATTTTGAACTAAATAAATCATATATAGATTTTAGAGATAACTTACCTTCAAGTTTTACTTTTGATAGCAATGAAAATAAAATAATATTGTTGGAAAATAAATTTGGAACAGTTGATTTAAATTTACAAGAAGATGTTGAAATAACTATTATTATTTTATTTCTTCCATCAAAGAACAATTCAAAAAAAGACTTTAATATTAATTTTAACTTAAGTAAAAATTCAAAATTAAATTTAAAAATATCAAATATAGCAAATTATAATTGTGATGATAATTTTTCAATTAATTTGAATGAAGAAAATACAGCAGTGGAATTTTACAATGCAACCATCATTAATAAGAATTTTAATAAAAACTCAATTATTAAATCAATTCATAATGCTCGAAACTCTTATTCAAATATTAAAACTTATGAAGTTTTAAAAGATACTTCAAAAGGTTTTATAAGATGTATTAGTGATATTAAAAAAGGTTCTAATCAAGCTGAAGCTCATCAAGAATTAAGATTATTAGTTCTAGATAAAGAGGCAAAAGCAGATTCTGATCCAGTTTTATTAATTGATGAAAATGATATTGTAGCAAGTCATGCCAATGCTATTGGCATGCTTGACCCAGATCAAGTATTTTATTTGTTATCAAGAGGTTTAAATAAAGTACAAGCTCAGGAGTTAATTATTAATGGTTATTTTGAACCAATATTTCAAGAAATTAAAGATGAAAAATTACTTGACTACTTAAAAGAAAAATTAAAGGAAATGATTTAA
- the sufC gene encoding Fe-S cluster assembly ATPase SufC, which translates to MHKLEIKNLYVSIEEKEILKGVNLTVNSGEIHALMGPNGNGKSTLLMAIMGHPKYEIISGDVLIDGESILEMSVDERSKAGLFLAMQNPQTIPGVSNLEFLKYIVNAHSDEKKKLQEIFKDIKSGAKDLDFDLNMLKRFVNDGFSGGEKKKNEILQLKMLNPIFSLIDEIDSGLDVDALKVVSKNLNQVDLARNAMIIVSHYDRFFKKVKPTHAHVIIEGKIVTSGGNEIVDRINKEGYSWVKELAK; encoded by the coding sequence ATGCATAAATTAGAAATAAAAAATCTATATGTAAGTATAGAAGAAAAAGAAATTTTAAAAGGAGTTAATTTAACTGTTAATTCAGGAGAAATTCACGCTCTTATGGGTCCTAATGGTAATGGAAAATCAACATTACTTATGGCTATTATGGGACATCCGAAGTATGAAATTATATCAGGAGATGTTTTGATTGATGGGGAATCAATTTTAGAAATGAGCGTTGATGAAAGGAGTAAAGCTGGATTATTTTTAGCAATGCAAAATCCACAAACTATTCCTGGAGTATCAAATTTGGAGTTCTTAAAATATATTGTCAATGCTCACAGTGATGAAAAGAAAAAACTGCAAGAGATTTTTAAAGATATTAAATCTGGAGCAAAGGATTTAGATTTTGATTTAAATATGCTTAAAAGATTTGTAAATGATGGATTTAGTGGGGGGGAAAAGAAAAAAAATGAGATTTTACAGTTAAAAATGTTAAACCCCATATTTAGTTTAATTGATGAAATTGACTCAGGACTAGATGTTGATGCATTGAAAGTGGTTTCAAAAAACCTAAACCAAGTTGATTTAGCAAGAAATGCTATGATTATTGTTTCTCATTATGATAGATTTTTCAAAAAAGTAAAACCTACACATGCACACGTTATTATTGAGGGAAAAATAGTAACAAGTGGAGGAAATGAAATTGTTGATAGAATTAATAAAGAAGGTTATTCATGAGTAAAGGAATTAGCTAAATAA
- a CDS encoding lipoprotein, producing MKKLLTLLGSVSLVATTAQMAVACSTNYDKKDKDGNSILIQFLQSINGKAQISTNDILVKLINAENGPKNKEKLTLDLLKMINLSILANSDKNTDLINDKNIYTNYDLSTILKDRWSALNDAVDRQISSEKDKYKKDKGKKWEKEWNKMLVNKYSVYQDDVKSMDKDFLENKYKSDILLSDANNNASKTLLDILINTDQMGVTWISSNDIVKKYSSLERIVKATDANDSSIANYLRTDLDQLSQIKNSVEKDTNNWEQTKINSSMSDKELADKAREVINDTNITREKIQYDAPVNLNNFTVSDTNSSRAGFLSNSQRFFLDKWYNTQAPLAISEVVIPFSEGGTFDKGFTKNSFMSKDKQDESKTNNLLKAAVDTTYGDASWNRWMIAGKADYREDATVKHYDKLMTLSNSTDFTQDMRTVVYDYVLGGNEKNGIALPLDETTKAPTVESLIDKISRKKGTEKNFYAYNDKGQVFYVDASGLHIVKIDRYDLLNKTATDKKGIKQEGLDGTKINSNTTNELNTFKNFNKLKPEQKVEELQNISNAEKEKEGSYYRSLNSTVKNDYLHYLVNTSMLKGLSGSASSFDIMTEVKKWAQVSSTASDSSSTYWMTCVLDYFFEISIGTEKNLSQEQFIQNYVEFGKSDNSTTQETIDKTKDWFDSQVRTKQSWIGQSSSRAFYSANNKWADEIEAKTDASNYPKKTIKNTWYDGEIVTKVDEKFWKPTNDVTVSKAKSNKKTSETNQQISRNYNLVYTNIENSYAFYKNGGAK from the coding sequence GTGAAAAAATTATTAACACTGTTAGGAAGTGTTAGTTTAGTTGCAACAACAGCACAAATGGCTGTTGCTTGTAGTACAAACTATGACAAAAAAGATAAAGACGGAAACTCAATTCTTATTCAATTTTTACAATCAATAAATGGAAAAGCACAAATTAGTACAAATGATATACTTGTTAAACTAATTAATGCTGAAAATGGTCCAAAAAATAAAGAAAAACTTACTTTGGATCTTTTAAAAATGATAAATTTATCTATTTTAGCAAATTCAGATAAAAATACAGATCTTATAAATGATAAAAACATTTATACAAATTATGATTTATCAACAATCTTGAAAGATAGATGAAGTGCTTTAAATGACGCAGTAGATAGACAAATATCTTCTGAAAAAGATAAATATAAAAAAGACAAAGGTAAAAAATGAGAAAAAGAATGAAATAAAATGCTTGTTAACAAGTATAGTGTTTATCAAGATGATGTAAAGTCAATGGACAAAGACTTCCTAGAAAACAAATATAAATCAGATATTTTATTGTCAGATGCAAATAATAATGCTTCAAAAACATTATTAGATATTTTAATTAACACAGATCAAATGGGTGTTACTTGAATAAGCTCAAACGATATTGTTAAAAAATATAGTTCTTTAGAAAGAATTGTTAAGGCAACAGATGCAAATGATTCAAGTATTGCAAATTATTTGAGAACAGATTTAGATCAATTATCTCAAATTAAAAACTCAGTAGAAAAAGACACAAATAACTGAGAACAAACAAAAATAAATTCATCAATGTCAGATAAAGAATTAGCTGACAAAGCTAGAGAAGTTATTAATGATACAAATATTACAAGAGAAAAAATTCAATATGATGCACCAGTTAATTTAAATAACTTCACAGTTAGTGATACAAATAGTTCAAGAGCTGGATTCTTAAGTAATTCTCAAAGATTCTTTTTGGACAAATGATACAATACACAAGCTCCACTTGCAATAAGTGAAGTTGTAATACCTTTTTCTGAAGGTGGAACATTTGATAAAGGATTTACTAAAAATAGTTTTATGTCAAAAGATAAACAAGATGAATCTAAAACTAATAATCTTTTAAAAGCAGCAGTTGATACTACTTATGGAGATGCTAGTTGAAATCGTTGAATGATAGCAGGAAAAGCAGACTATAGAGAAGATGCTACTGTTAAACATTATGATAAATTAATGACTTTAAGTAACTCAACAGACTTTACTCAAGATATGAGAACTGTTGTTTATGATTATGTTTTGGGTGGTAATGAAAAAAATGGTATAGCATTACCACTAGATGAAACAACAAAAGCACCTACAGTTGAAAGTTTAATTGATAAAATCTCAAGAAAAAAAGGAACTGAAAAAAATTTCTATGCTTACAATGATAAAGGACAAGTATTCTATGTAGATGCTTCAGGACTTCATATTGTTAAAATTGATAGATATGATCTTTTAAATAAAACTGCAACTGATAAAAAAGGTATAAAACAAGAAGGATTAGATGGAACAAAAATAAATTCTAATACAACAAATGAATTAAATACATTTAAAAACTTTAATAAACTAAAACCAGAACAAAAAGTTGAAGAACTTCAAAATATTAGCAATGCAGAAAAAGAAAAAGAAGGAAGTTATTATAGAAGTTTAAACTCAACAGTTAAAAATGATTATCTTCACTATTTAGTTAATACTTCAATGTTAAAAGGTCTTTCTGGATCAGCTTCTAGTTTTGATATTATGACAGAAGTTAAGAAATGAGCTCAAGTAAGTTCAACTGCAAGTGACTCTTCAAGTACTTATTGAATGACTTGTGTATTAGATTATTTCTTTGAAATTTCTATAGGAACTGAAAAAAATCTATCTCAAGAACAATTTATACAAAACTATGTAGAATTTGGTAAAAGTGATAATTCAACAACGCAAGAAACAATAGACAAAACAAAAGACTGATTTGACAGTCAAGTTAGAACAAAGCAAAGTTGAATTGGGCAAAGCTCTTCAAGAGCATTTTATAGTGCAAATAACAAATGAGCTGATGAAATAGAAGCTAAAACAGATGCAAGTAATTATCCAAAAAAAACTATAAAAAATACTTGATATGATGGAGAAATTGTAACAAAAGTAGATGAGAAATTTTGAAAACCTACAAATGATGTTACAGTTTCAAAAGCAAAAAGTAATAAAAAGACATCAGAAACAAATCAACAAATTTCAAGAAACTATAATTTAGTTTATACAAATATTGAAAACTCATATGCTTTTTATAAAAATGGAGGTGCTAAATAA
- a CDS encoding lipoprotein, which produces MKKLLGILSAVSLTVSSPSLVVACATKERITSPKLNRDLAKQLLVSISGNKDLANIDFGSMFTDSEIESVVVNMVNELLSLQYSFDSTNSIYDRLGFKEKYTSTSEGIENLFKDKYKLETRTIAENKLFEEYTKSIKGDRLDYWSVQNSYSLNIQKATKVKSFDGTEDISVSKKNKYIYFNSGDTASEDKIWRFTYEDSKNKSAHLPEIKDLTSEYSGEKKAVFGVVDDSGKYHKISSKTALYLRFQDYFESKILEELNENLLTTAYLKSTMFDIKDSKDKGKSPYINSSSSVFSKTQTLSDSSSESWKTNVKMVWTIRFDITEPSTIDIINQELRKQSIIDPSNGALKTGKSISEIYNLFPTTSSKDGVPKPVIDNKSGYDSYFGWSGYQGLTIYNGDSSLGDSPISGKAYEANVKSWTKGAGIVKNGSNFLTVDSSNSNYADLVLVLPVYMIELLGGSNPTESTYEITGKGKDDKKAMIFSNTIGNDNVYTDRWNNNNNKDLHSKDIQDLVNNQNTGKQAQAALLNQIMYGISKDSSSSDLAKTIIYSKYLDKDEVYYAGLWNKIGSYIKNENDKDE; this is translated from the coding sequence ATGAAAAAATTACTAGGAATACTTAGTGCAGTTTCATTAACTGTCTCTTCCCCTTCTTTAGTTGTTGCTTGTGCAACAAAAGAAAGAATAACAAGTCCAAAATTAAACAGAGATTTGGCAAAACAATTGCTAGTCTCTATTTCAGGAAATAAAGATTTAGCAAATATTGATTTTGGTTCAATGTTTACTGATTCAGAAATTGAATCAGTAGTAGTCAATATGGTAAATGAATTACTTTCATTACAATATTCATTTGACTCTACAAATAGTATCTATGATAGATTAGGTTTCAAAGAAAAATATACTTCTACTAGTGAAGGTATTGAAAATTTATTTAAAGATAAATATAAATTAGAGACAAGAACAATTGCAGAAAATAAACTTTTTGAAGAATATACTAAATCAATAAAAGGTGACAGACTTGACTATTGAAGTGTTCAAAACAGTTACAGTTTAAATATTCAAAAGGCTACAAAAGTAAAATCATTTGATGGAACAGAAGATATTAGTGTTTCAAAGAAAAATAAATATATTTATTTTAATAGTGGAGATACTGCTAGTGAAGATAAAATTTGAAGATTTACATATGAAGATTCAAAAAATAAATCAGCACATCTTCCAGAAATAAAAGATTTAACAAGTGAATATAGTGGAGAAAAAAAAGCAGTCTTTGGAGTAGTAGATGACAGTGGAAAATATCATAAGATAAGTTCAAAAACAGCTTTATATCTAAGATTCCAAGATTATTTTGAATCAAAAATCTTAGAAGAATTAAATGAAAACTTATTAACAACAGCGTATTTAAAATCAACAATGTTTGATATTAAAGATAGCAAAGACAAAGGAAAAAGTCCATATATAAACTCTTCTTCTTCTGTTTTTTCTAAAACACAAACTTTAAGTGATAGTTCAAGTGAATCATGAAAAACTAATGTTAAAATGGTTTGAACTATTAGATTTGATATTACAGAACCAAGTACAATTGATATAATAAATCAAGAATTAAGAAAACAAAGTATCATTGACCCAAGTAATGGAGCTTTAAAAACAGGAAAATCTATAAGTGAAATATATAATTTATTTCCTACTACATCTTCTAAAGATGGAGTTCCAAAACCAGTAATTGATAATAAATCAGGATATGATTCATACTTTGGTTGAAGTGGATATCAAGGATTAACAATTTATAACGGAGATAGTTCACTAGGTGATAGTCCTATTTCAGGAAAAGCTTATGAAGCAAATGTTAAATCATGAACTAAAGGAGCAGGAATTGTTAAAAATGGTTCTAACTTCTTAACAGTTGATTCATCAAATTCAAATTATGCAGATTTAGTTCTAGTTTTACCAGTTTATATGATCGAATTATTAGGTGGATCAAATCCAACTGAAAGTACATATGAAATAACTGGTAAAGGTAAAGATGACAAAAAAGCAATGATTTTCAGTAATACAATTGGTAATGACAATGTATATACAGATAGATGAAACAATAACAACAATAAAGATCTTCATTCTAAAGATATTCAAGATTTAGTAAATAATCAAAATACAGGAAAACAAGCTCAAGCTGCTTTACTAAATCAAATTATGTATGGAATTTCAAAAGATAGCTCTTCAAGTGATTTGGCAAAAACAATAATATATTCAAAATATTTAGACAAAGACGAAGTATATTATGCAGGATTATGAAATAAAATTGGTTCATACATTAAAAATGAAAATGATAAAGACGAATAA
- a CDS encoding HIT family protein has translation MDCIFCKIIDKEMNAKIIYENDYTLAFLDIFPNSNGHSLVIPKKHFEDYEQTDDFYLQEVAKTKKIVAKILKEKLNAKGINYVSNQGSEAFQVVFHYHEHIVPKYIKEKGYTFKINTEPGDLLDLDIIYKKLK, from the coding sequence ATGGATTGCATATTTTGTAAAATTATTGATAAAGAGATGAATGCAAAAATTATTTATGAAAATGACTATACATTGGCTTTTTTAGATATATTTCCAAATAGTAATGGTCACTCACTTGTTATTCCAAAAAAACATTTTGAAGATTATGAGCAAACTGATGATTTTTACTTACAAGAAGTTGCAAAAACTAAAAAAATAGTGGCAAAAATATTAAAAGAAAAACTAAATGCTAAAGGGATTAATTATGTCTCAAATCAAGGTTCTGAGGCCTTTCAAGTAGTATTTCATTATCACGAGCATATTGTTCCAAAATATATAAAAGAAAAAGGATATACTTTTAAAATTAATACTGAACCTGGAGATTTATTAGATTTAGATATTATTTATAAAAAATTAAAATAA